The Pyrenophora tritici-repentis strain M4 chromosome 8, whole genome shotgun sequence genome contains a region encoding:
- a CDS encoding Glutaredoxin-related protein has product MASMQEITDESVFQSTITALPASTLAVIYFHAPWAKPCEQMSVILKTLASTYTADAPITFLSLNAEELPEVSEAYDVTAVPYIVLQKDGKTLETVSGSDASKVRAAVEKYAGAGNGSASSLPPAQTVTPRAENGTDSTGKNLAGYAPSAQDPKTAPEYSGSEHQQGEQQTNKDELHQRLSELVKAAPVMLFMKGTPSAPQCGFSRQTVAILREKGIRYGFFNILADDEVRQGLKEFADWPTFPQLWADGELVGGLDIVREEFENDPEFLSQYAANAPKTAA; this is encoded by the exons ATGGCGTCCATGCAGGAGATAACGGATGAGTCCGTGTTCCAATCGACCATCACTGCCCTCCCCGCTTCCACACTCGCCGTCATATACTTCCACGCGCCATGGGCAAAGCCATGCGAGCAAATGTCCGTCATCCTCAAGACACTCGCCAGCACATACACGGCCGACGCCCCAATAACGTTCCTCTCGCTCAACGCCGAAGAATTACCTGAGGTCTCCGAGGCCTACGACGTCACAGCGGTACCTTACATAGTCCTGCAAAAAGACGGCAAGACCCTAGAAACAGTCTCTGGCTCAGACGCATCAAAAGTACGAGCAGCGGTGGAGAAATACGCCGGCGCCGGCAACGGTTCAGCATCGAGTTTACCACCCGCGCAAACCGTCACACCACGAGCAGAAAACGGCACAGATAGCACAGGCAAGAACCTCGCAGGTTACGCGCCTTCCGCACAAGACCCCAAGACCGCGCCCGAATACAGCGGTAGCGAACACCAACAGGGCGAGCAGCAGACGAACAAGGATGAGCTACACCAGCGGCTATCAGAGCTGGTCAAAGCAGCTCCTGTTATGCTGTTCATGAAGGGCACACCGAGCGCGCCACAGTGCGGGTTTAGCAGACAGACTGTGGCTATTCTGCGCGAGAAGGGCATTAGGTATGGCTTCTTTAACATTTTGGCCGACGACGAGGTCAGGCAGGGGTTGAAGGAGTTTGCGGATTGGCCGACTTTCCCGCAGTTGTGGGCAGATGGGGAGTTGGTGGGTGGTCTTGATATT GTCAGGGAAGAATTCGAAAACGACCCAGAGTTCCTGTCACAGTACGCCGCAAACGCGCCCAAGACAGCGGCTTGA
- a CDS encoding RPF2, conserved protein: MLKQAKPKNARAKRAMAKREPQQHENPKTTLFVPGQRTSQILKLAVADLVILKNPFVERFTKKNDIHPFDDASSLEFFAQKNDTSLLVLSLHSKKRPHCLTLARTFSYKLLDMLELYINPDTFRTLQQFKNKKPSIGLKPLLSFHGTVFEDPTQTKYTLAKSLFIDMFKGQDATEIDVEGLQYLISFSAEEPTDALPKPEIKLRCYLLRTKRSGQRLPRIEVEEMGPRMDFTLGREMFPDPDMMKQALKKPKGAEPRTKKNIDMDAMGDRTGR; encoded by the exons ATGTTGAAGCAGGC CAAACCCAAGAATGCCCGCGCAAAGCGCGCAATGGCAAAGCGCGAGCCGCAACAACACGAGAACCCCAAGACGACGCTCTTCGTCCCGGGCCAGCGCACCTCTCAAATCCTCAAACTCGCCGTCGCCGACCTCGTCATTCTCAAGAACCCCTTCGTCGAGCGCTTCACCAAGAAAAACGACATCCACCCCTTCGATGACGCCTCCTCGCTCGAGTTCTTCGCCCAAAAGAACGATACTTCCCTCCTCGTGCTATCGCTGCACTCCAAGAAGCGCCCGCACTGCCTCACGCTCGCCCGAACATTCTCCTACAAGCTCCTCGACATGCTCGAGCTCTACATCAACCCCGACACCTTCCGCACGCTACAGCAATTCAAGAACAAGAAGCCGTCGATTGGACTGAAGCCGCTCCTCAGCTTCCACGGCACCGTCTTCGAAGACCCCACGCAGACAAAGTACACGCTTGCCAAATCTCTCTTCATCGACATGTTCAAGGGCCAAGACGCCACGGAAATCGACGTCGAAGGCTTGCAATACCTAATCTCCTTCTCCGCAGAGGAACCCACAGACGCGCTGCCAAAACCCGAGATCAAACTGCGCTGCTACCTCCTCCGCACCAAGCGCTCGGGTCAGAGACTGCCGCGCATTGAAGTCGAGGAGATGGGGCCGCGCATGGATTTCACACTTGGTCGCGAAATGTTCCCAGACCCTGATATGATGAAGCAGGCGCTGAAGAAGCCAAAGGGCGCGGAACCTAGGACCAAGAAGAATATCGATATGGATGCCATGGGTGATCGTACCG gaagatga
- a CDS encoding Herpes-BLLF1 multi-domain protein, whose translation MACPNGSVPLLLPWANNSVSAAGSILSRGISFAIGTPPQPFSLTPSTLSNNLFINNAAECGAATNTSCIGQLGGVYASATSTSFAEVNYAVWTGSRESVDLASASSYIFFDDTAAFGLKPATNKFPKFPMYTNGSTDTSADAFKKDEPSYRATLPLGMDSSFLNFLVDSGQASSRTYGLWAGSESEETPQDGLLIVGGYDESRLKSPATAFPMFSDCPTCAILTAITYDVGGKSTTLFTAATDTLVVHLDPFSSDLKLPAAMLQNLAAAEKTAVWNETSRHFELPTTPAPAGTITITLSDMGKPGGDASKPSVASYKSVIPVTELYSRPRAYNAAGVFEVDNATVYNMAVTNQTESLTIGTLGLPFFTQNYLIVDPDAKTFQLAPAVVAKADPKGADAKVKQVCRVLPGAKAKSPVAVLAGGIVGAVIGTLLLVGLALFLRRRKMNATSSHHSRGDSDAPTATSQKPIVDRMATNESGDSKSLELPRQAPPPPPPAMVLSDGTAFPSPVSARRKSAKIDKHKDPRRGLVQDGFRKVDEENDGRLLDERPMGLSETIHSRGTLPRLAAEHTVE comes from the exons ATGGCTTGCCCAAATGGTTCTGTACCATTGCTCTTGCCCTGGGCAAACAACTCAGTCTCCGCAGCCGGCAGCATCCTTTCCAGGGGCATATCATTCGCTATTGGCACTCCTCCACAGCCGTTTTCCTTGACACCATCGACACTTTCCAACAACCTTTTCATCAACAATGCCGCAGAGTGCGGAGCAGCCACGAACACCAGCTGTATCGGTCAGCTTGGTGGTGTCTACGCGAGTGCAACTTCGACTTCGTTTGCAGAGGTAAACTACGCAGTATGGACCGGCAGCAGAGAGTCCGTGGATCTAGCTTCAGCAAGCTCATACATCTTTTTCGATGATACTGCGGCTTTTGGTCTCAAGCCCGCCACCAACAAGTTCCCTAAATTTCCCATGTATACCAATGGGTCTACCGACA CAAGCGCAGACGCTTTCAAGAAAGATGAGCCAAGCTATCGAGCGACTCTGCCCTTGGGAATGGACTCCAGTTTTCTAAACTTCCTTGTCGACTCTGGACAGGCTTCATCTCGGACATATGGATTATGGGCTGGATCGGAATCCGAAGAAACACCACAAGATGGCCTACTCATCGTCGGTGGCTACGACGAAAGCCGCCTCAAAAGTCCCGCGACCGCGTTCCCTATGTTTTCAGACTGCCCAACATGCGCCATTCTCACTGCTATCACTTACGATGTTGGCGGCAAGAGTACGACCCTTTTCACAGCCGCAACAGACACGCTTGTCGTACACTTGGATCCCTTTTCCTCGGACCTCAAGCTTCCTGCTGCCATGCTGCAAAACCTTGCTGCTGCTGAGAAGACTGCCGTTTGGAACGAAACTTCACGCCATTTTGAGCTCCCCACCACTCCCGCTCCGGCAGGCACCATCACCATCACGCTATCCGACATGGGCAAACCCGGCGGTGATGCATCAAAGCCTTCAGTCGCTTCGTACAAGTCCGTCATTCCAGTGACTGAGCTGTACAGCCGACCCCGAGCATACAACGCTGCAGGAGTATTTGAAGTGGACAACGCAACAGTATACAACATGGCCGTGACAAACCAAACAGAATCCCTCACCATCGGAACCCTAGGCCTCCCCTTCTTCACCCAGAACTACCTCATCGTCGACCCCGACGCAAAAACCTTCCAGCTCGCACCAGCCGTGGTTGCCAAAGCCGACCCCAAGGGCGCAGACGCAAAAGTAAAACAAGTGTGTCGCGTCCTACCTGGCGCAAAAGCAAAGTCCCCAGTCGCTGTTCTAGCTGGAGGCATCGTCGGAGCCGTCATCGGCACACTTCTACTCGTCGGCTTAGCCTTGTTCTTGCGCAGGCGTAAAATGAATGCGACAAGCTCACACCACTCCCGCGGCGATAGCGACGCACCAACTGCGACATCCCAGAAACCGATAGTTGACCGCATGGCTACCAACGAGTCAGGAGACAGCAAATCTCTCGAGCTACCGCGCCAGgctcctccacctccacctcccGCCATGGTACTGAGTGATGGTACTGCGTTCCCATCTCCGGTCAGTGCTCGTAGGAAGAGTGCCAAGATCGACAAGCACAAGGACCCTCGTAGGGGATTGGTTCAAGATGGGTTTCGCAAGGTTGACGAAGAAAATGATGGAAGGCTGTTGGATGAGCGCCCGATGGGACTTTCTGAAACGATTCATTCCCGTGGGACGTTGCCGCGGTTGGCGGCGGAACATACTGTTGAATGA
- a CDS encoding HHT1, Histones H3 and H4: MARTKPRPKVTGKAGRGGPDGKTVTGGKPAQKALASKARRQVAGKSTRKAPVAVKKKRKFKAGTVALREIKRYQRGFGLLLRKLPFSRVVREFAQVHKADIRFQRSAIEALQEATEAFLVGYFEDCNINAIHAKRVTIQEKDSQLARRYFARELLAFL, translated from the exons ATGGCAAGGACAAAACCACGGCCTAAGGTCACCGGTAAAGCCGGCCGGGGTGGTCCTGATGGCAAGACAGTTACTGGCGGCAAGCCGGCTCAGAAGGCCCTTGCTAGTAAGGCTAGACGTCAAGTAGCAGGAAAGTCTACGCGAAAGGCACCTGTAGCTgttaagaagaagcgcaagtttaAGGCCGGCA CTGTCGCATTACGGGAAATCAAGAGATACCAGAGAGGTTTTGGACTACTCTTGCGAAAACTCCCCTTTTCCCGCGTAGTGCGCGAATTTGCACAGGTGCACAAGGCCGATATCCGCTTTCAACGATCTGCAATCGAAGCTCTTCAGGAAGCTACAGAAGCTTTCTTAGTTGGTTATTTTGAGG ACTGCAACATCAATGCTATTCACGCAAAGAGGGTTACTATTCAAGAGAAGGATTCTCAATTGGCTAGGCGCTACTTTGCGCGCGAGTTACTAGCTTTTCTCTAG
- a CDS encoding Ank-2 multi-domain protein, whose product MSESQQLTTWKRTPKNQLDAIFCPRPETLTTLSLPNEDIIDPLYAITALVNNMPLSGNVNSNNACAVFGSLSLDTLSQILKNLPTPVFDALRERLFVAAVKAGKVGLVSAMLELNVDPSEETMMDQESTPKAICSLEYAVAAGDLPVAKTILTHMCKDAAGSCPDELLKHVLTEKYIWKDTEGSHYMSNPGRRELICITLEAGARPTEKCLRWVDSLQSSQQLHEATMTSNLTPSIQAGWLVHCASSSWPDSVIAVRYIFDNLRKDFPPGDLSLRSALLSALKTGARKNTSVVPVILEALYSLGYASNTDLVFHENLGYQANAVRECCEKEDWHLAATFVVFGDPKVNSTYSEEGELEANPLGEAGRVSEGAIREAITEGNPKKAWTYLKQFPHEDPWEKYASTLIELDTSDGVPRISIEIIQEMKARGYDMKWQVLTLLESGHIAAVGALLQEEPQWHLALGNDKSSRDFGTLGFFIFQSMDLPYVDCVPLEGGRQQLCFRVLAFYAMTMNDFDLCQWLFQLGMDSGELSYEDSFEKKLRKVPVWCDSFRKDGTPLWTFKIFPSLLAVAAERNLREWVRFLLTKGSTTADSMALLRAVKFKAEIDTIRLLLDAPQSQGFSTQHNYGSAALRQAMQHRDPTMIGILCGSVKTDSIELSTQEHLADKSEEPISPLGQAIKVQDYQLVEMLLQHGASPNACISTSGLQSPVQNDSWVLGRVTPLLAAIDIKNLTIARLLVEAGAEISYKRSMGIFRTPLQRAAEVGSMEIVQYLISQGVEINATPAHSSGTALQLAAMNGYCGIVRYLLDLKVDPNYPPSRGDGRTAFEAAAEWARYDVLSLLMQRGVQLELTVGEPPESQYERAKRFAEMNGHMATKRHVELLWQQYQSRQDNQTPDQQLSLTTTSSQMDLSTFP is encoded by the coding sequence ATGTCTGAATCGCAGCAGTTGACGACTTGGAAACGGACCCCCAAGAATCAGCTCGATGCCATATTCTGTCCAAGACCAGAGACCTTGACGACCCTGTCGCTTCCAAACGAAGACATTATAGACCCATTGTATGCTATCACCGCACTTGTCAACAACATGCCGCTATCTGGAAATGTAAACTCAAACAACGCCTGTGCTGTGTTTGGATCATTGTCACTGGATACCTTGTCACAAATTCTAAAGAATCTACCAACCCCAGTTTTCGATGCTCTTAGAGAGCGATTGTTTGTTGCCGCTGTCAAGGCTGGAAAGGTGGGCCTTGTGTCGGCCATGCTGGAACTGAACGTGGATCCATCTGAAGAAACCATGATGGACCAAGAGTCCACACCAAAAGCAATCTGTTCTCTCGAGTATGCAGTGGCTGCAGGAGATTTACCTGTTGCTAAGACAATCCTGACACACATGTGTAAAGATGCGGCTGGATCATGCCCGGATGAGCTGTTGAAGCATGTCTTGACTGAGAAGTATATATGGAAGGACACGGAGGGATCTCACTATATGTCAAATCCAGGAAGGAGAGAACTGATATGTATCACGCTTGAGGCCGGAGCTCGTCCTACAGAGAAGTGTTTGCGCTGGGTCGACAGCTTACAATCTTCCCAGCAACTCCACGAGGCCACTATGACATCAAATCTTACGCCATCGATTCAGGCAGGGTGGCTGGTACATTGTGCCAGCAGTTCCTGGCCAGATTCAGTCATAGCAGTGCGATATATTTTCGACAATCTTAGAAAAGACTTTCCACCTGGAGATCTGAGCCTCAGATCAGCACTATTGAGCGCCTTGAAAACAGGTGCGAGGAAAAACACATCCGTCGTCCCAGTGATTTTGGAAGCATTGTATTCTCTAGGATATGCTTCCAACACCGACTTAGTTTTCCATGAAAACTTAGGCTATCAAGCGAATGCGGTCAGAGAATGTTGCGAAAAAGAAGACTGGCATTTGGCCGCAACCTTCGTGGTCTTTGGAGACCCGAAAGTGAATAGTACATACAGTGAAGAGGGAGAATTGGAGGCCAATCCTTTGGGAGAAGCCGGGCGGGTCAGCGAGGGCGCCATCAGGGAGGCCATTACGGAGGGAAATCCGAAAAAAGCCTGGACATATCTGAAACAATTTCCCCATGAAGACCCGTGGGAAAAATACGCATCAACCCTCATTGAGCTCGACACCAGTGATGGCGTACCTCGGATATCCATAGAAATCATTCAGGAGATGAAGGCTCGCGGATATGATATGAAGTGGCAGGTATTGACCCTCCTAGAGAGTGGTCACATTGCAGCAGTCGGCGCACTTCTACAGGAAGAACCTCAGTGGCATCTAGCTTTGGGGAATGACAAATCAAGCCGAGACTTTGGCACCTTGGGATTCTTCATTTTTCAAAGCATGGATCTTCCGTATGTTGATTGCGTTCCCCTTGAGGGCGGCAGGCAACAACTTTGTTTCCGGGTCCTCGCTTTTTACGCCATGACGATGAACGATTTTGATCTTTGTCAATGGCTATTCCAACTTGGTATGGACTCCGGTGAGCTCTCCTATGAGGATTCATTTGAAAAAAAACTTCGGAAAGTTCCAGTCTGGTGCGATAGCTTCAGAAAAGATGGAACGCCTCTCTGGACTTTTAAGATCTTCCCATCTCTACTAGCTGTCGCAGCTGAAAGAAACCTCCGAGAGTGGGTTCGCTTTCTTCTCACTAAGGGCAGCACAACTGCAGATTCTATGGCACTATTGCGGGCAGTGAAATTCAAAGCAGAGATCGATACAATTCGCCTCCTGTTAGATGCTCCACAAAGCCAAGGCTTCTCAACACAACATAACTATGGTTCTGCAGCACTCCGGCAAGCTATGCAGCACCGTGATCCCACGATGATAGGAATTCTCTGTGGAAGTGTGAAGACCGACTCAATCGAATTGTCGACACAGGAACACTTGGCGGATAAAAGTGAGGAACCCATTAGCCCCTTGGGACAGGCTATTAAAGTGCAGGATTATCAACTGGTGGAGATGCTGCTACAACATGGTGCGAGTCCGAACGCTTGTATCTCGACAAGCGGATTACAGTCGCCAGTGCAAAACGATAGTTGGGTCCTCGGACGAGTAACTCCACTCCTGGCCGCTATCGACATAAAAAACCTCACGATAGCCAGGCTACTCGTGGAAGCGGGTGCTGAGATATCCTACAAGCGTTCAATGGGTATTTTCCGGACGCCTCTGCAAAGGGCCGCAGAAGTTGGTAGTATGGAAATCGTGCAATATCTGATCAGTCAGGGTGTAGAAATTAATGCAACTCCTGCGCACTCCAGTGGCACTGCATTGCAACTAGCCGCCATGAACGGGTATTGTGGGATTGTCAGATACCTGCTCGACCTAAAAGTCGACCCAAATTACCCGCCATCTCGGGGCGATGGACGCACTGCATTCGAAGCAGCAGCAGAATGGGCTCGTTATGATGTCCTATCGCTCCTGATGCAGCGGGGCGTCCAACTTGAACTCACAGTCGGAGAACCTCCTGAAAGTCAATACGAGCGCGCTAAGCGATTTGCTGAAATGAACGGCCACATGGCTACAAAGCGACACGTTGAGCTTCTTTGGCAGCAGTATCAAAGTCGCCAGGATAACCAGACACCCGATCAGCAACTCAGCCTCACGACCACGTCGTCTCAAATGGACCTTTCCACGTTTCCATAG
- a CDS encoding DNA-pol-phi domain containing protein, whose amino-acid sequence MPVAKEQVGDVPEGLVPAIKLEPPPGFEQDEWEQLTDGFACEADEIDGILDQRGSGGSRKGRPINLSVPYTGSLSGSARAIAQRERKALFDKEEKVLESVRTADRSAKYQLKKSLLQQPKYKLANSARQAKLLEKEWDILSEKRFTQKKSAEWLETNLTHVHRKWDAITKQVDMRKHEITIAKVLSKDDKPTHDISGRGIARIYGSGGVLQKILRKTYQEGLAKLNNNDFESKEAKREFEKFVEELTPDEMKVVTDNDWQQREPPSILDLLGDADIELEGDKPYVKGDDSDECEEEVDYDSDLEEHFNSLEDEYEDDDQWAAVQKQAALEESEESEDSEFEGFPDSDAASESDN is encoded by the exons atgcctgtcgcgaaagagcaagtcggcgacgtacctgaaggcctagttccagccatcaaactTGAACCTCCGCCTGGGTTCGAACAAGATGAGTGGGAGCAGCTTACCGAT GGATTTGCGTGTGAAGCTGACGAGATTGACGGTATCTTAGATCAAAGAGGTAGTGGGGGTTCacgaaaaggccgacctaTCAATTTGAGCGTCCCCTATACTGGCTCTCTGAGTGGTAGCGCCCGTGCTATTGCTCAACGTGAACGCAAAGCTCTTTTCgataaagaggagaaggtacTTGAAAGCGTTAGAACAGCCGACCGCTCCGCGAAGTACCAACTGAAGAAATCGCTTTTGCAACAGCCTAAGTATAAATTAGCAAATAGTGCTAGACAGGCTAAGCTGCTAGAGAAAGAGTGGGATATACTTTCAGAGAAGCGGTTTACCCAGAAAAAGTCTG CTGAATGGCTAGAGACAAACCTAACTCATGTGCATCGTAAATGGGATGCGATCACTAAGCAGGTGGATATGAGAAAACACGAGATCACGATTGCGAAAGTGCTTAGCAAAGATGACAAGCCCACCCATGACATTAGTGGTAGAGGAATAGCAAGAATTTACGGCTCAGGTGGTGTTTTGCAAAAGATTCTTCGAAAGACCTATCAAGAAGGATTAGCAAAGCTTAACAACAACGACTTTGAGAGCAAGGAGGCTAAGAGAGAGTTTGAGAAGTTCGTGGAGGAACTTACACCTGATGAGATGAAAGTCGTAACTGATAATGACTGGCA GCAACGGGAGCCACCTAGCATTCTCGACTTACTTGGTGACGCTGATATTGAGCTGGAGGGTGATAAGCCGTACGTTAAAGGTGACGATAGCGATGAGTGTGAAGAAGAGGTTGACTATGACTCTGATCTTGAGGAGCATTTCAATTCACTTGAAGACGAGTACGAGGATGACGACCAGTGGGCTGCTGTACAGAAGCAGGCAGCGCTTGAGGAGTCTGAGGAATCTGAGGACTCTGAGTTTGAGGGGTTTCCGGATTCTGATGCCGCTTCTGAGTCTGATAATTAG